One genomic window of Halobellus limi includes the following:
- a CDS encoding MFS transporter translates to MTSGRTATETDEPGPLYAFRQFFALERDVLVLSLAMFVFSLGFQMTNRFLPEYLVALGASGFVVGLFGTVGNVVSAVYPYPGGAVSDRIGSRYALTLFGLVSTLGFGLWLAAPGIGPLSVAGLTVEPWIWIFAGLLFAQAWKSFGLGATFAVVKQATDPSRLAAGFASTETFRRTAFLIGPVLAAVLIGLHPAFAVSFQYVLAVAVVFGVVGTVAQHVLYDASEDTIGGSFAGLAQVRRDLREMPSELRPLLVGDTLVRFANGMVYVFFVLVVTRIYEVGLETTVSLAGLSYAVDLSPAAFFGYLLGVEMLVALLVMAPAAKAAERVGLKPVVALGFAVYAVFPVVLINAPASAVAMVLVFAFSGLRFAGLPSHKALIVGPAQRGSGGRVTGTYYLLRNTVVIPSAALGGYLWAFVSPGVAFTIAAAVGVVGTGYFLIFGEEFEAYA, encoded by the coding sequence CGTGTTCAGCCTCGGCTTCCAGATGACGAACCGCTTCCTCCCGGAGTACCTGGTCGCCCTCGGCGCGAGCGGGTTCGTCGTCGGGCTGTTCGGGACCGTCGGCAACGTCGTCTCCGCGGTGTACCCCTACCCCGGCGGCGCGGTCTCCGATCGGATCGGTTCGCGGTACGCGCTCACGCTGTTCGGCCTGGTGTCGACGCTCGGGTTCGGCCTCTGGCTCGCCGCGCCCGGAATCGGTCCGCTCTCGGTCGCCGGCCTGACCGTCGAGCCGTGGATCTGGATCTTCGCCGGCCTGCTCTTCGCACAGGCGTGGAAGTCGTTCGGACTCGGAGCCACCTTCGCGGTCGTCAAGCAGGCGACCGACCCCTCCCGACTCGCGGCGGGCTTCGCCAGCACCGAGACGTTCCGGCGGACCGCGTTCCTGATCGGCCCCGTCCTCGCGGCCGTCCTCATCGGCTTGCACCCGGCGTTCGCGGTGAGCTTTCAGTACGTCCTCGCTGTCGCCGTCGTCTTCGGCGTCGTCGGGACCGTCGCGCAGCACGTACTCTACGACGCGAGCGAGGACACGATCGGCGGCTCTTTCGCGGGCCTCGCACAGGTCCGCCGCGACCTCCGGGAGATGCCGAGCGAACTGCGACCGCTGCTCGTTGGCGACACGCTCGTCCGCTTCGCCAACGGGATGGTCTACGTGTTCTTCGTGCTCGTGGTCACGCGGATCTACGAGGTCGGCCTGGAGACGACAGTCTCGCTCGCGGGACTCTCCTACGCCGTCGACCTCTCGCCGGCGGCGTTCTTCGGCTACCTGCTCGGCGTCGAGATGCTGGTCGCGCTGCTGGTGATGGCTCCCGCCGCGAAGGCGGCCGAGCGCGTGGGACTGAAGCCTGTCGTCGCGCTCGGTTTCGCCGTCTACGCCGTCTTCCCGGTCGTCCTGATCAACGCGCCGGCGAGCGCAGTGGCGATGGTCCTCGTCTTCGCCTTTTCGGGACTTCGGTTCGCCGGGCTTCCCTCCCACAAGGCGCTGATCGTCGGCCCCGCACAGCGGGGGTCCGGCGGGCGCGTCACCGGGACGTACTACCTGCTGCGGAACACCGTCGTGATCCCGAGTGCGGCCCTCGGTGGCTACCTCTGGGCGTTCGTGAGCCCCGGGGTTGCGTTCACCATCGCCGCCGCCGTCGGCGTCGTCGGAACGGGCTACTTCCTCATCTTCGGCGAGGAGTTCGAGGCGTACGCGTGA
- the arsB gene encoding ACR3 family arsenite efflux transporter: MDFLDKYLTVWIFGAMAIGVGLGYVAPAVTRPIRDLHLVEIGLVLMMYPPLAKADYSRLPTVFSNWRVLGLSLVQNWLIGPTLMFGLAVVFFSGLVPGLPARPEYFLGLVFIGMARCIAMVLVWNELAEGSTEYVTGLVAFNSLFQIVTYGVYVWFFALFLPPLLGMESLVAGISTFDITPVQVFEAIVVFLGIPFAGGFLTRYVGTRVKSRAWYDDVFVPKIDPLTLVALLFTVVVMFATQGGNIVAAPGDVLLIAVPLTIYFVVMFLVSFGMGRGIGADYSTTTAIGFTAASNNFELAIAVAVAVFGVGSGVAFATVVGPLIEVPVLLALVNVALYFQREFDWTGHATGSLGEATGAVGADGTEPIVDDD, encoded by the coding sequence ATGGACTTCCTCGATAAGTACCTCACCGTCTGGATCTTCGGCGCGATGGCGATCGGCGTCGGCCTCGGCTACGTCGCCCCCGCGGTCACTCGGCCGATACGGGACCTCCACCTCGTCGAGATCGGACTGGTGCTGATGATGTACCCGCCGCTGGCGAAGGCCGACTACTCGCGGCTGCCGACGGTCTTCAGCAACTGGCGGGTTCTCGGGCTGAGTCTCGTGCAGAACTGGCTCATCGGCCCGACGCTGATGTTCGGCCTCGCGGTCGTCTTCTTCAGCGGCCTCGTTCCCGGCCTGCCCGCGCGACCGGAGTACTTCCTCGGGCTCGTGTTCATCGGGATGGCGCGGTGCATCGCGATGGTGCTCGTCTGGAACGAACTCGCCGAGGGCTCGACGGAGTACGTGACCGGGCTCGTGGCGTTCAACAGCCTCTTTCAGATCGTCACCTACGGCGTGTACGTCTGGTTCTTCGCGCTGTTTCTGCCCCCACTTCTCGGGATGGAGTCGCTGGTCGCGGGCATCTCGACGTTCGACATCACGCCGGTGCAGGTGTTCGAGGCGATCGTCGTCTTCCTCGGGATCCCCTTCGCCGGCGGCTTCCTGACCCGCTACGTCGGGACTCGGGTCAAGAGCCGGGCGTGGTACGACGACGTCTTCGTCCCGAAGATCGACCCGCTGACGCTCGTCGCGCTGCTCTTCACGGTGGTCGTGATGTTCGCGACGCAGGGCGGCAACATCGTCGCCGCACCGGGCGACGTGCTGCTCATCGCCGTTCCCTTGACCATCTACTTCGTCGTGATGTTCCTCGTGAGCTTCGGGATGGGACGCGGGATCGGCGCGGACTACTCGACGACGACGGCGATCGGCTTCACCGCGGCATCGAACAACTTCGAACTCGCCATCGCGGTCGCCGTCGCGGTCTTCGGCGTCGGCTCCGGCGTCGCCTTCGCGACCGTCGTCGGACCGCTCATCGAAGTCCCCGTGCTGCTCGCGCTGGTCAACGTCGCGCTGTACTTCCAGCGGGAGTTCGACTGGACCGGCCACGCGACCGGCAGTCTCGGCGAAGCGACGGGCGCGGTCGGAGCCGACGGGACCGAACCGATAGTCGACGACGACTGA
- a CDS encoding ArsR/SmtB family transcription factor produces MAQATERLQRYLEDELGECRSEDVERRLDELGTLEAAIGREQVEAELDVLSALANETRYTLVRVLVAARDELCVCELNAVVDVSESGLSHALSRLVEAGLVESRKDGRWKMYRATNRAVALVTVVEGSVGGSAPSGASDGESGDASGSE; encoded by the coding sequence ATGGCACAAGCAACGGAACGGCTCCAGCGCTATCTGGAGGACGAACTCGGAGAGTGCCGCAGCGAGGACGTCGAGCGCAGGCTCGACGAGCTCGGCACGCTCGAAGCCGCGATCGGGCGAGAGCAGGTCGAGGCCGAACTCGACGTGCTGTCGGCACTGGCGAACGAGACGCGGTACACGCTCGTGCGCGTCCTCGTCGCGGCCAGAGACGAACTCTGCGTCTGTGAACTGAACGCCGTCGTCGACGTGAGCGAGAGCGGCCTCAGTCACGCCCTCTCTCGCCTGGTCGAGGCGGGTCTCGTCGAGAGTCGGAAGGACGGTCGCTGGAAGATGTACCGGGCGACGAACCGCGCGGTGGCGCTCGTCACCGTCGTCGAGGGGAGCGTGGGCGGCAGCGCGCCCAGCGGTGCGTCCGACGGCGAGAGTGGCGACGCCTCGGGGAGCGAGTGA
- a CDS encoding ABC transporter ATP-binding protein, whose amino-acid sequence MRLEIDALSHRYGEELAVDDVSFGIEAGELVALVGPSGCGKTTVVQSVAGHVRPTAGRIALRGEDVTDVPPEARGVSVVFQRSTLYPHMTVGENVAYGLGAQDIAPARREELVADHLELVSLADQRAARPAELSGGQRRRAELARALAPSPDVLLLDEPLSALDRTLRIQLRDEIARIQRETGVTTLFVTHDQEDAMALADRLVVMNGGRIVASGRPRDLYESPPTPFVASFLGRANAFDATVLDADPLTLRRGDGTVEVSGFKADAPGVSEGSTVTCHVHPGDLSVRPIGTETTDPSIRGTVTRVADVGRRYDVTVGIGAGEDLVAEQVSSPPAVDDDVAVAFPADRLHLFDREAGRRVSLSAV is encoded by the coding sequence ATGAGACTGGAAATCGACGCCCTCTCGCACCGCTACGGCGAGGAACTGGCCGTCGACGACGTATCGTTCGGGATCGAGGCGGGCGAACTGGTGGCGCTGGTCGGGCCCAGCGGCTGCGGGAAGACGACCGTCGTCCAGTCGGTCGCGGGGCACGTCCGCCCGACGGCCGGGCGGATCGCCCTCCGCGGCGAGGACGTGACCGATGTGCCGCCGGAGGCGCGGGGCGTCAGCGTCGTCTTCCAGCGCTCGACGCTGTATCCGCACATGACCGTCGGCGAGAACGTCGCCTACGGACTCGGAGCCCAGGACATCGCACCCGCTCGCCGCGAGGAACTCGTCGCGGACCACCTCGAGTTGGTCTCGCTGGCGGACCAGCGGGCGGCGCGGCCGGCGGAGCTGAGCGGCGGACAGCGGCGGCGGGCGGAACTCGCGCGGGCGCTGGCGCCGTCGCCGGACGTGCTGTTGCTCGACGAACCGCTGTCGGCGCTCGATCGCACGCTGCGGATTCAACTGCGCGACGAGATCGCGCGAATCCAGCGGGAGACCGGCGTGACCACGCTGTTCGTCACGCACGACCAGGAGGACGCGATGGCGCTGGCCGACCGCCTCGTCGTGATGAACGGCGGTCGAATCGTCGCCAGCGGACGGCCGCGGGACCTGTACGAATCGCCGCCGACCCCCTTCGTCGCGTCGTTCCTCGGACGGGCGAACGCGTTCGACGCGACGGTGCTGGACGCGGACCCGCTCACGCTCCGGCGAGGCGACGGCACGGTAGAAGTCTCGGGGTTCAAGGCGGACGCGCCGGGCGTTTCGGAGGGATCGACGGTCACGTGTCACGTTCATCCCGGGGACCTCTCGGTTCGGCCGATCGGGACCGAGACCACGGATCCGTCGATCCGCGGGACGGTGACCCGCGTCGCGGACGTCGGCCGTCGCTACGACGTGACCGTCGGGATCGGGGCCGGCGAGGACCTCGTCGCAGAGCAGGTGTCGTCGCCGCCGGCGGTCGACGACGACGTCGCCGTGGCGTTTCCGGCGGATCGCCTCCACCTGTTCGACCGCGAGGCGGGACGCCGCGTGTCGCTGTCGGCGGTCTGA
- a CDS encoding ABC transporter permease produces the protein MNRTDAVRSGRPFRVPGGLVPAVLGGFLLVYFALPFVAFLTRTGTANVLGRLSTPEAQAAVRNSLLTAPVSTAVATVFGVPLAYLLARTSFVGKRLVEGVVVLPLVLPPVVGGAMLLTAVGRFTPIGRIAAGAGVPLTGSLLGVVLAQTFVAAPFVVITARAGFGGVDERLEQASRSLGYGPLATFWNVSLPLARGAILAGITLTFARAIGEFGATMMVAYNPRTIPTRIWIDFIAGGIDTVVPLALALLAITLIVITAVQRFGRIPTVVEE, from the coding sequence ATGAACCGCACCGACGCCGTTCGTTCCGGGCGACCGTTCCGGGTTCCGGGAGGGCTCGTTCCGGCGGTTCTCGGCGGGTTCCTGCTCGTCTACTTCGCCCTGCCGTTCGTGGCGTTTTTGACCCGCACCGGGACGGCGAACGTGCTCGGCAGGCTATCGACGCCCGAGGCCCAGGCGGCGGTCCGGAACTCGCTTCTCACCGCGCCCGTCTCGACGGCGGTCGCGACGGTCTTCGGTGTGCCCCTGGCGTATCTCCTGGCGCGGACGTCGTTCGTCGGCAAGCGGCTGGTCGAGGGAGTCGTGGTGCTGCCGCTGGTCCTCCCGCCGGTGGTCGGGGGGGCGATGCTCCTGACGGCCGTCGGTCGGTTCACTCCGATCGGCCGCATCGCGGCCGGCGCGGGCGTCCCGCTCACCGGGAGTCTCCTCGGCGTCGTTCTCGCCCAGACGTTCGTGGCCGCGCCGTTCGTCGTCATCACGGCGCGCGCGGGCTTCGGCGGGGTCGACGAGCGCTTAGAACAGGCCTCTCGGTCGCTCGGATACGGGCCGCTCGCGACGTTCTGGAACGTCTCGCTCCCGCTGGCCCGCGGGGCGATCCTCGCGGGGATCACGCTGACGTTCGCCCGGGCCATCGGCGAGTTCGGGGCGACGATGATGGTCGCGTACAACCCCCGGACGATCCCGACGCGGATCTGGATCGACTTCATCGCGGGCGGCATCGACACGGTCGTCCCGCTCGCGCTCGCGCTGCTCGCGATCACGCTGATCGTCATCACCGCCGTGCAGCGGTTCGGTCGGATTCCGACGGTGGTCGAGGAATGA
- a CDS encoding extracellular solute-binding protein, translating to MSTGRGISRRTYLAAVGTAAVGGHAGCTGSAAGSVSVLSAGSLASAISDHLGPAFESETGTAVHGEYYGTNAVMRMVEDRTKHPDVIVSADATLLRDRLYGEFTDWDVEFATNSLGLGYRGSTSIGRALDAGRPWYEVVRGADDGAVAIGDPDLDPLGYRALQAFELAEREHGLDGFREEMSRRVYREPEEPQMMAGVESGSRAAAVVYRNMAVDHGMPFVEFPDAYNFSDPALADHYATATYTTEEGYTAEGRPIVYNATTKANADNPDAGRRFVQFLADTPGLLDEAGLTVTADLPRGHGDLPEDVEV from the coding sequence ATGTCGACCGGGAGGGGAATTTCGAGGCGGACGTACCTGGCGGCGGTCGGAACCGCCGCGGTCGGCGGCCACGCCGGCTGCACCGGGTCGGCTGCCGGATCGGTCTCCGTCCTGTCGGCCGGAAGCCTCGCCAGCGCCATCTCCGACCACCTCGGCCCGGCCTTCGAGTCGGAAACCGGGACCGCGGTCCACGGCGAGTACTACGGGACCAACGCCGTGATGCGGATGGTCGAGGACCGGACGAAGCACCCCGACGTGATCGTGAGCGCCGACGCGACGCTCCTCCGGGACCGGCTCTACGGCGAGTTCACGGACTGGGACGTCGAGTTCGCGACGAACAGCCTGGGTCTCGGCTACCGCGGGTCCACGTCGATCGGTCGGGCCCTCGACGCCGGGCGTCCCTGGTACGAGGTGGTACGCGGGGCCGACGACGGGGCGGTCGCCATCGGCGATCCGGACCTGGACCCGCTCGGCTACCGCGCCCTCCAGGCGTTCGAGCTCGCAGAGCGCGAACACGGCCTCGACGGCTTCCGGGAGGAGATGTCCCGGCGCGTGTATCGGGAACCGGAGGAACCGCAGATGATGGCCGGCGTCGAGAGCGGCTCTCGCGCCGCAGCGGTCGTCTACCGGAATATGGCCGTCGACCACGGGATGCCGTTCGTCGAGTTCCCCGACGCGTACAACTTCTCCGATCCGGCGCTGGCAGACCACTACGCGACGGCGACGTACACCACCGAGGAGGGGTACACGGCCGAGGGGCGGCCGATCGTCTACAACGCCACGACGAAGGCGAACGCCGACAACCCGGACGCGGGCCGACGGTTCGTGCAGTTTCTCGCCGATACCCCGGGACTCCTCGACGAGGCCGGACTGACCGTCACGGCGGATCTACCCCGCGGTCACGGCGACCTCCCGGAGGACGTCGAGGTATGA
- a CDS encoding CDGSH iron-sulfur domain-containing protein gives MGRLVELDATGPLKLDESDLDPEKGDVAVCRCGLSDEFPFCDGSHRNTRTEADDGLYRYVEVGETLRRREVDHVAYAADEPADEGDGRSERPE, from the coding sequence ATGGGACGGTTAGTCGAACTCGACGCGACCGGGCCGCTGAAACTCGACGAGTCGGACCTGGACCCCGAGAAGGGAGACGTCGCGGTCTGTCGGTGTGGGCTCTCCGACGAGTTCCCGTTCTGCGATGGGAGCCACCGAAACACGAGAACCGAAGCCGACGACGGGCTGTACCGGTACGTCGAGGTGGGCGAGACGCTCCGTCGCCGTGAGGTGGATCACGTCGCCTACGCTGCCGACGAACCGGCGGACGAGGGAGATGGACGCTCCGAGCGACCGGAGTGA
- the gcvT gene encoding glycine cleavage system aminomethyltransferase GcvT codes for MALRKPPLYDVYAADATFTGFGGWDMPVEFESIRAEHEAVRDSVGLFDVSHMGEIVVSGSDATALMQRLTSNDVEALSPGESQYSAITDESGVIVDDTIVYRLPEAEDRYLFVPNAGHDEAAYRRWVDHRDEWGLDCEVRNETDAWAMVAVQGPDAAETVDRATDADVAPLSWGDVIEAEVGGVRSFVSRTGYTGEDGFEILCPTDEAEPVWSAFAADCTPCGLGSRDTLRTEMGFLLSGQDFDPDAEPRNPYEAGIGWTVALDTDFVGRDALATVADAGVEETFVGLVLRERGIARHGHEIVADGDVVGHVTSGTMSPTLGEPIALGYVPTSLSEPGTELSIAVRGQEKRAEIVPTPFIEDN; via the coding sequence ATGGCCCTTCGGAAGCCGCCGCTGTACGACGTCTACGCCGCAGACGCCACGTTCACCGGGTTCGGCGGGTGGGATATGCCCGTCGAGTTCGAATCGATCCGGGCCGAACACGAGGCCGTGCGCGACTCGGTCGGGCTCTTCGACGTCTCGCACATGGGCGAAATCGTCGTGAGCGGGTCGGACGCGACGGCGTTGATGCAGCGCCTCACGTCGAACGACGTCGAGGCGCTCTCGCCGGGCGAGTCCCAGTACTCGGCGATCACTGACGAGTCGGGGGTCATCGTCGACGACACGATCGTCTACCGGCTTCCCGAGGCGGAAGACCGGTACCTCTTCGTGCCGAACGCCGGCCACGACGAGGCGGCGTACCGTCGGTGGGTCGACCACAGGGACGAGTGGGGCCTCGACTGCGAGGTCCGCAACGAGACCGACGCGTGGGCGATGGTGGCGGTGCAAGGGCCGGACGCAGCCGAGACGGTCGACCGCGCGACGGACGCCGACGTGGCCCCGCTGTCGTGGGGCGACGTGATCGAGGCCGAGGTCGGCGGCGTCCGCTCGTTCGTCTCGCGGACGGGCTACACCGGCGAGGACGGCTTCGAGATCCTCTGTCCGACCGACGAGGCCGAACCCGTCTGGTCCGCCTTCGCGGCGGACTGCACCCCGTGCGGTCTCGGCTCCCGCGACACGCTCCGGACGGAGATGGGGTTTCTCCTCTCCGGACAGGACTTCGATCCCGACGCGGAGCCGCGCAACCCCTACGAGGCGGGGATCGGCTGGACCGTCGCGCTCGACACCGACTTCGTCGGCCGCGACGCGCTCGCGACCGTCGCCGACGCGGGCGTCGAAGAGACGTTCGTGGGGCTGGTCCTGCGGGAGCGCGGGATCGCCCGACACGGCCACGAGATCGTCGCGGACGGCGACGTCGTCGGTCACGTGACGAGCGGGACGATGAGCCCCACCCTGGGCGAGCCGATCGCGCTCGGCTACGTCCCGACGTCGCTCTCTGAGCCCGGAACCGAGCTCTCGATCGCCGTCCGCGGACAGGAGAAGCGCGCCGAAATCGTTCCCACACCATTCATCGAGGACAACTAA
- the gcvH gene encoding glycine cleavage system protein GcvH, which translates to MFEVPTDRKYQESHEYATTDGETATVGITDFAQDELGDVVFVELPEVGEEITQGEEFGVVESIKAVSDLYAPISGTVTAVNEDLFDRPELVNEEPYGDGWMLEVEVADDAAFDELLSADEYREQTE; encoded by the coding sequence ATGTTCGAAGTACCCACAGACCGCAAGTACCAGGAATCGCACGAGTACGCCACGACCGACGGAGAGACCGCGACGGTCGGGATCACCGACTTCGCCCAGGACGAACTGGGCGACGTCGTCTTCGTCGAACTGCCGGAGGTCGGCGAGGAGATCACCCAGGGCGAGGAGTTCGGCGTCGTCGAATCGATCAAGGCCGTCTCGGACCTCTACGCGCCGATCTCGGGGACCGTGACCGCCGTCAACGAGGACCTGTTCGACCGCCCCGAACTGGTGAACGAAGAGCCCTACGGCGACGGGTGGATGCTCGAAGTCGAGGTCGCAGACGACGCGGCGTTCGACGAGTTGCTCTCGGCCGACGAATACCGCGAGCAGACCGAGTGA
- the gcvPA gene encoding aminomethyl-transferring glycine dehydrogenase subunit GcvPA: protein MSEGGRHERVAGSPYTPHTPAETAEMLAAVGVDSEAELFDVPPEVRFDGDLGIEPRSERELRAELSSVLAKNDDLTGFLGRDHHSHYVPSVVDDLSQRAEFLTSYTQYQPEIAQGFLQALFEYQSLVVELTGLPVANCSMYDAATALGEAARLADRVRKVSGSVVWVPEVLHENKRAVLESYVDGTDLAVETYPMAEGTVDVDALAELADGESAMIYAENPTVHGTIEERLSDVGDVADEAGALFCLGTDTVALGLLEEPASVGADVVVGEADALGLPTAYGMGLGLFATREAFLRQVPGRLVGAGEDAAGKRAYTLTLQTREQHIRKERATSNICTNQAWVALRTAMHLAWLGPDGLVDLASRCVREAESLSARLDEFPGVKAPVHDRHHFREFLVRTDQPAPAIARDLEADGFAVHVLDDHLLQICVTDVNADETDALVAAFEEAL from the coding sequence ATGAGCGAGGGCGGACGCCACGAGCGGGTCGCGGGCAGCCCGTACACGCCGCACACGCCCGCAGAGACCGCCGAGATGCTCGCGGCGGTCGGCGTCGACAGCGAGGCGGAACTCTTCGACGTTCCGCCCGAGGTGCGGTTCGACGGCGACCTCGGCATCGAACCCCGGAGCGAGCGCGAACTCCGCGCGGAGCTGTCGTCGGTGCTCGCGAAGAACGACGACCTGACGGGGTTCCTCGGGCGCGACCACCACTCACACTACGTCCCGTCGGTCGTCGACGACCTCTCACAGCGGGCCGAGTTCCTGACCTCCTACACGCAGTACCAGCCGGAGATCGCTCAGGGCTTCCTGCAGGCGCTCTTCGAGTACCAGTCGCTCGTCGTCGAACTGACCGGGCTTCCGGTCGCGAACTGCTCGATGTACGACGCCGCGACGGCGCTGGGAGAGGCGGCCAGGCTCGCCGACCGAGTTCGGAAGGTGTCCGGGTCCGTCGTGTGGGTACCCGAGGTTCTCCACGAGAACAAGCGCGCGGTGCTCGAAAGCTACGTCGACGGTACCGACCTCGCGGTCGAGACGTATCCGATGGCCGAGGGGACCGTCGACGTCGACGCGCTCGCCGAACTCGCCGACGGGGAGTCGGCGATGATCTACGCCGAGAACCCGACCGTTCACGGGACGATAGAGGAGCGTCTCTCCGACGTTGGCGACGTCGCCGACGAGGCGGGCGCGCTGTTCTGTCTCGGCACCGACACCGTCGCGCTCGGCCTGCTCGAAGAACCGGCGAGCGTCGGCGCCGACGTCGTCGTCGGCGAGGCCGACGCGCTGGGCCTGCCGACGGCCTACGGGATGGGGCTGGGCCTCTTCGCGACGCGCGAGGCGTTCCTCAGACAGGTCCCCGGTCGACTCGTCGGAGCCGGCGAGGACGCGGCCGGCAAGCGCGCCTACACGCTCACGCTGCAGACCAGAGAACAGCACATCCGCAAGGAGCGCGCCACCTCGAACATCTGCACGAACCAGGCGTGGGTGGCGCTGCGGACCGCGATGCACCTCGCGTGGCTCGGTCCGGACGGCCTCGTCGATCTCGCGAGCCGGTGCGTTCGCGAGGCGGAGTCGCTCTCGGCGCGGCTGGACGAGTTCCCCGGAGTCAAAGCGCCGGTCCACGATCGGCACCACTTCCGGGAGTTCCTCGTCCGGACCGACCAGCCGGCGCCGGCGATCGCGCGAGACCTCGAAGCGGACGGCTTCGCGGTCCACGTCCTCGACGACCACCTGCTGCAGATCTGTGTCACCGACGTGAACGCCGACGAGACGGACGCGCTCGTCGCGGCGTTCGAGGAGGCACTATGA
- the gcvPB gene encoding aminomethyl-transferring glycine dehydrogenase subunit GcvPB, giving the protein MNHDQARYGDDDRYESLLSEKDTTAVDVAEASPLPDDLTRDSLELPGLSEPELSRHYTRLSQMNWSVESGPYPLGSCTMKYNPSFTEDVAADPNGGVHPDRSEESVQGTLELLYGLQDYLARIGGMDAVTLQPPAGAAGEFTGIMIAKACHEARGDPRSEVIVPASAHGTNFASAAMAGYDVVELPSGDDGRVDLDALEAAVSEETAALMLTNPNTVGLFERDIEEIAEIVHDAGGLLYYDGANLNALLGRARPGDMGFDVMHYNVHKTFATPHGGGGPGAGPVGVTEELAEFLPRPHVRERDGRYELYDPERSIGKVHGYQGNWLVLVKTYAYIARLGDSGLKDTSAKAVLNANYLAERIDYDIPYGPFHHEFAATAGDRDAADVAKGMLDHGVHPPTTKWPEFVPEAMLTEPTEAESKASLDDLADAFDAAMADSKDALEAAPSKTTARRIDQAAAARNPRLSWRALDRED; this is encoded by the coding sequence ATGAACCACGATCAGGCGCGCTACGGCGACGACGACCGGTACGAATCGCTGCTCTCCGAGAAGGACACGACGGCCGTCGACGTCGCGGAGGCGTCGCCGCTGCCCGACGATCTGACCCGCGATAGCCTCGAACTGCCCGGACTCTCCGAACCGGAGCTGTCGAGGCACTACACGCGGCTCTCGCAGATGAACTGGAGCGTCGAGAGCGGGCCGTACCCGCTCGGATCGTGCACGATGAAGTACAACCCCTCGTTCACCGAGGACGTCGCGGCCGACCCGAACGGGGGCGTCCACCCCGACCGCTCCGAGGAGAGCGTCCAGGGGACGCTCGAACTCCTCTACGGCCTCCAGGACTACCTCGCACGCATCGGTGGTATGGACGCGGTGACGCTACAGCCGCCCGCCGGCGCGGCCGGGGAGTTCACCGGCATTATGATCGCGAAAGCGTGCCACGAGGCCCGCGGCGACCCGCGGTCGGAGGTCATCGTGCCCGCGTCGGCGCACGGCACGAACTTCGCGAGCGCGGCGATGGCCGGCTACGACGTCGTCGAACTCCCCTCCGGCGACGACGGTCGCGTCGACCTCGACGCGCTCGAAGCGGCGGTCTCCGAGGAGACGGCGGCGCTGATGCTGACGAACCCGAACACCGTCGGGCTCTTCGAGCGCGACATCGAGGAGATCGCCGAGATCGTCCACGACGCCGGCGGCCTGCTGTACTACGACGGCGCGAACCTCAACGCGCTGCTCGGGCGGGCCCGTCCCGGCGATATGGGCTTCGACGTGATGCACTACAACGTGCACAAGACGTTCGCGACGCCGCACGGCGGCGGCGGTCCCGGCGCGGGCCCGGTCGGCGTCACCGAGGAACTCGCCGAGTTCCTTCCTCGACCCCACGTCCGCGAGCGCGACGGCCGTTACGAACTGTACGACCCCGAGCGGAGCATCGGGAAGGTCCACGGCTACCAGGGCAACTGGCTCGTGCTCGTGAAGACCTACGCCTACATCGCCCGACTCGGAGACTCCGGGCTGAAGGACACCTCGGCGAAGGCCGTGTTGAACGCGAACTACCTCGCCGAGCGGATCGACTACGACATCCCGTACGGTCCGTTCCACCACGAGTTCGCCGCGACGGCGGGCGACCGCGACGCGGCCGACGTCGCGAAGGGGATGCTCGATCACGGCGTCCACCCGCCGACGACGAAGTGGCCCGAGTTCGTCCCGGAGGCGATGCTCACCGAACCGACCGAAGCCGAGAGCAAGGCGTCGCTGGACGACCTCGCGGACGCCTTCGACGCCGCGATGGCCGACTCGAAAGACGCACTCGAAGCCGCACCGTCGAAGACGACGGCGCGCCGGATCGACCAGGCCGCCGCGGCGCGGAACCCGCGGCTCTCCTGGCGCGCACTCGACAGAGAAGATTAA